The genomic DNA GCCGACCAAGAAGAAGATCCTGGCGGCCTTGCGGACCGTGCTGCGTAATGATGGGTGCCTTCTGCTCGGAGGCGCCGAGGCAATCCTTGACCTCGACGGCAACTACGCGCGTCAGGTCGTTGGGCAGGCGTCGGTCTATCGCAAGGCCGTGTCCTGAGGGGTGAGCGCATATGGAGTCAACCGAGATCCAGGATTTCGGCCCGATCGTGAACCAGATCGTCGAAAACGTCTTTCAGACGATGATGAATCTCGAGGTGCACGCGGAGGAACTGCCGTGGCCGCCGAAGGGTGAGCTGATCACCGCCGCCATCTCGCTGGCCGGCACCTGGAAGGGTGCCGTGCTAGTG from Vicinamibacterales bacterium includes the following:
- a CDS encoding chemotaxis protein CheX gives rise to the protein MNQIVENVFQTMMNLEVHAEELPWPPKGELITAAISLAGTWKGAVLVECGLNEAFLFTSRMIGVDLPTSLNDDVRDALGELANMVGGN